ACctactgagcaaaaacccaactagtGTACATTCTAAATGAAACGCATTGGGCAAAAATcacatgctacaaaaataatgttttaattgcttcagtaaaactacagataaggctgaaactatAACAGGCAATTTTGAGAAAAATACAAACTAGTCAGGTCATATACCACTAAGACTTGCTAGTATGTTTGTACCTTAAATAATGTTGTCCATAAATAAGCACATTACCAAAGTTGTTGTATAGGTACTGTTTTCAtaaatttgtaattgtttgctGTTTATGTAATCACAGAAATCAGAAGATGCCATTTACCAGGAAAATTCTCATTCTTACCATGATAGCCACCCAAGTGTACACCAATGATGCTGTACTATATGTGGAACCTGATGAGCCACTGACTAACAACCAGACTTGTCCTGAGCATTGTATTGGTCCATTAAGAATTTTGTCACAGTTTGAATACCTGTTGGTACCTGGTACTACCCTGAAACTATTACCTGGTATACATTACCTTAATGACAGTATTGTAGTATGGGGTTTAACTAATGTGTCATTGGTTGGAGATGTACACAATGATGGAGATATAGTTCATGTAGACTGTACCGACTCCACAGCAATATCGTTTGTAAATTGTTCCAATGTCATCGTCAAAGGTATTATGTTCAGCCACTGTGGGAACCACCTTAATGTTTCGCTGTACATGGACTCCTATATTGGTGAAAACTACTGGTACCATTTTCCCCAAGCTCCACTGGCAGCACTGATATTTGTGCACTGCTTTTCAACTGCAATTCATAACCTTGTGATAACCAATACTCCATCATTTGGAATAATAGGCATTAACATGTTGGGAAATACTATTATACATTCAGTAAATGTGTTTAACTCAGGACTTTCACCTTGTGCAACTAGTACCATATTTGATAAAATTGGTGGAGGAATATTTCTATTGTTTCAAAACACACCCAGTAATATTCCAGATGATAATTACAGCTTGACAGTGTTAAACAGCTCATTTTTGTCAAGTTGTGGTCCCATATCATTCATCTTTACAACAGATCAAAATGGAGACGTTACCTATATTGAAAATACGGACATGGTTGGAAGTAGTATTTCTGTTATATTTGGTCAAAATTCATATCCCTTAAAAGTTAAAATTGATGATTGTTTGTTTGATAACAACCAAGCACAGAGCATTCGTTTTACATATTATGTTGGTGTAAGTGGTACTAATGTATCCATTTTAAGTTGTTCTTTTACAAACAATGATAATGACCACCCAAGCACAACCGAAGGAATAGTCTCAATTAGATATGCCACACCTGTAGGTGGCTCTGTTTATGTTAGACCAAACACAACATTTGAACAGCTACCATCAAATCAATACAGACAAAATTTAGTCTTTGTTTCAGATTGTCTCTTTACTAATAACACATCATTTGGCTCAAGTGGAGTAAGCTTTGTGTCATCTGGCAATGATTATCCTATGGACGCACTGATAGTGAATGTTAACTTTGAAAGAAACACAGGACTCATATCCTCGGCATTGACATTTCTTCAACTAGTTCCACCTGCCTTCTCTGCTTTACTTCACACTACTGTGAGTAACTGTAAGTTCACCAACAATGATCTTGCTGTGCTTGAAGATGCTTATGTAAATGACCAAGTCAACTATTATAACTTTGCTTCAGTAGTGGCACTCCATAATACTAGGCAGGTTGATTTTGTGGGTACTGCTATATTTGAGAATAACAAGGGAACTGCGATATACCTTTATAGTAGTATTGTATCTTTTAAAGGAGTTATCCGGTTCAATAACAATTATGCCAATTCTGGAGCAGCTTTAGGAATTTATTCTAGTTCTTTTGTGTTAGTGCATGAAGGGACTAATATGTCATTTGTTAACAACACTGCCCGGAGAAGGGGTGGAGCAGTTTATGTTGATGATTTGTATGGCATTCCAACTACACTGGCTAAGGTGTGCTTCTTCCAGTATCTGAGCCCTCGAGGTAACTTTGATCATAACATTACAGGCATTGACATACGTGTTTATTTTATAAATAATAGTGCAGTTGAAGCTGGTAGCTCAATATTTAGCCCTGTGCTAGATGTATGTAGTTGGTTGCCTAATGCagcttttcgaacagctctgCCATTTAATGTGAACATTGAATTAATTTTTCTTGCTGGTGAAGACGGACGGCAGATATCTTCAGATGCTTTTAACGTTTGTTTTTGTCTACCAGACAACTACACATATGATTTTGAGAGTACATGCACAATGACTGAATTTCATACTCAGACATATCCAGGAGAAACCATAAATGTCACTGTTATTGGTACTGGAGAACGCTATGGCCCTGTACCAACTATTGTTTATACAACTGTCCACGATGAATCCACTGCGTCCTGTTCAATTGATGGTGCAGCTCAAGTCGTTCATGAAATATCAAATAACTGTACCAATATCCAGTACACACTAACATCTTACAATTCGGGTACTTGTAATCTACTGATTAGAACTGATACACAACCTCTTAATCCTACTAAAGAGAGAATTGCTTATGTTGATATTTTGGATTGTCCATTTGGCTTTAGAGTGAATACAAATGGAAGATGTGACTGCCATCCATTGTTAACATCTTCAGACAACCCAGCAATGATAACAAAGTGCAATTTGACCACTCAGATGTTTAGACGACCGGCTGATTCCTGGTTACAAGCCAGAAACAATAATGGAACTCTTACAGAGATAATTGCAAGGGACTACTGTCCATACAGGTACTGCAAATCTAGTACAACTTCTTTCCCTTTAACAGATCCAGATTCACAGTGTAGGTATAAGAGATCAGGAATACTATGTGGACAATGTCGTAGTGGCTTAAGCTCGGTGTTTGGATCACCACAGTGTAAAATCTGCTCTAATGCTTGGTTGTCTCTTTTAGTACTGTTTGCATTAGCTGGAATAATATTGGTTGGTATCCTCTTTGCTCTAAATCTTACCATTACAAATGGGACCATCAATGGTTTAATTTTCTATGCAAATGTTATTAGTATAAATGAAACAATTTTATTCCCACAAGGTGATGCGTATCGTCCCCTGCTAATTTTTATTTCATTTCTTAACCTTGACTTGGGAATTGAAACTTGTTTTTATGATGGAATGGATGAGTATGCTAAAATATGGTTGGAATATATGTTTCCGGTATACCTCATTATCATAGTAGCAGTCATTATAGTATTGGCTCGTCATTCATCTCGAATACAGAGATTAGTACGAAGTAATGGAGTCCCAGTATTGTCTACACTAATATTCCTCTCCTATACTAAACTGTTGAGAACATCTTCTGTAGTTTTGTTCTATGGTGTAGATTTAACCCATTTGCCAAGCAGCAGAGTTGAACGTGTTTGGGCACCAGATGCGAACATTGAATTCTTTGGCTTCAAGTTTGTCATTCTATTTGTTGTATCACTGATAGTATTTGTCTTGCTTTTGATCCCATTTACAGTTTTGATGCTGTTCACTAAAACTTTCTTGAGATTTCGATGGATTACAAAACTCAAGCCAGTGCTTGATGCTTATCAAGGTCCCTTTGTTGACCCGTTCAGATTTTGGATTGGCTTTCGACTATTAGTACGTGCTTTCCTATTCAGCACCTCAGCAGGAATTGATGCTAAAAACATTCTTCTCATTAACACAATTATGTTGTCTTTGATGACCATATTACAAGGATACTTTCGACCATTTAGAAACTTTTATCATAATTTGCTAGATTTGTCATTCTTGGTAAACCTTGTTACCTTGGTTACAGTTAGTCTATACTTTGAAGGTGCAAATTCCATCGCTGTGAGCATTCTTATTGGACTTACTTTTCTGATGCTTGTAGCATTGATATGCTACCATGTTTTTGTAGCATTAAGGCATTTCAAGTCCAGCAAAGTGAAAACTCCTGAAGCATTCATCAAGATAAAAGCTAAACTATTAGAGTTGAGCATGTACAAATATCTTAGTATGGAACAGTCAAATACAGTCGTCACAACTCCAAATAATGTCACAACAGCGTACGTTGAGATGAGGGAACCTCTTATGTTGGGAGATGAAGCTACATGACAAACTTATGTTTTGGTGTTACATTTTATGTGGTGTTTTTCAGTAGTAGGTAATGATTGTTAAACATATACATTCAACATTACTATATTTCTGTGCGCTGATCCTTTCAAGATGTAtatagtagctagtaagttTAAAGATTGGTCAGCTTTACTGTAACAATCATTGTGAACAGTCAAGCAAATGTGAATTAAACAGCAATTCAGTGGAGCTTTGCCAACTGGCCTACACGAGCTGTACCAGGCACAACATTATTAGTtatgcatttatttatttactctaCAGAACCTCCATGCGGAGTATATAGTATAATCATTCCATAGTGGGGGGTAATAGGAGTAGAGATATGCATCAATTCTGGAATGTGGCTGTAGGAATCGTTGATAATGTCCCCTTGTATGGCTTGTTATTGGAATTAAATAGTTTCCACTTGAACTTGGTTGTGCATGACTTTATACATCATAACTAGCTTCACTAAACGATGTGATATGGTCTCTGATGGTGTTATTTTCTGCCCTGTTCCAGCATGCAGATCACTGAAAAGGCAAAATGCCattttatgattattattatgattatgattaaattaaATACAGgtaaaggcatagcctgtatacCTGATCAATGCAAagtattatacaaaaataaatcttgaatctaGTAAATAACTGTCTAACAATGATTTAAAAGTATTAATTGAAGTACTATTTACAACGTAAGTAGGTAAGCTATTCCAATCATTGGTGATCTTATTAATAAAGTAATGTGATCTACACAACAATCTCTTAAACAACTTGAACTGATGCCCCCTGGCGGTAGTATTTGAGAAAGTATATTAATTAGTAAAATCTGTGCTGAAGTAGTTATGAAGAATTTTATAAAGGAAAGTTAGATCACCTCTCAGACATCTGTATTGGAgtgatgataatgataataatgcCAACCTCTCGAATAGGATTTATCCTGTAGTTGTGGGAGAAGACGGGTAGCTCTTCATTGCACCTACTCTATCTTTCTCTAATCAAGAGCGCAATGAGGTCCCCAAATAGCATTGTTATATTCTAAGATGGGTCGAACTAACGTACTGAACAATTGTGTTAGCATGATAGGGTCAAGATAATCAAAAGATTTTTTAATCAATCCAAGTACTTGGTTAGCTTTGGTGGTGACTTGAGCAGTGTGGTCATGAAATTTTAGTTGGCTGTCAAAAAGAATACCAAGGTCGCTGTGTGATGTATCAATGTTCCATTGAGATAGTAAGGGCCATGGTGGTGAGCTGGGCCAAAGTGAAGATGCTTGCATTTGGAAACATTAAATTTCAATTGCCACTGTTATGACCATCTGTGGAGTAGATCCAAGTCATTCTGTAACATGGTGTAGTCATCCTTATTTCTAATGacacaaaaaattttcatgtcatcagcaaacattagAACAGGGCTTGACACAATTAATGGTATCTCATTCACAAACACTGTAAATAGTAGAGGCCCTAGCACGGAGCCTTGGGGCACACCACTAGTAACCGGTGTGGAACAAGACTGATGACCATTTAGTACAACTTGTTGTTTTCTATTAGACAAAAAGCTTTCAATCCATTTCAAGATATTATGAATACCAAATGATGTTAATTTTTGTAATAAACATTGGTGCGGAACAGTGTCAAAGGCTTTTTAAAAGTCCAAATAGATTACATCAATAGAATATCCATTGTCTAAATAACAAGTTAAATAGTCCAATAACAGAAGTAATTGTGTGGAGCATGATCTCCCTGGTATAAAGCCCAATTGGTAAGGGGACAGTAGATTGTTTGTAGATAAGTGATTTAGGATATGATCCTTGACTATAGATTCCATTAACTTGCTGAAAATAGAAGTAAGACTAATAGGTCGATAATTACAGGCTAGATTCCATGCACCTTTTTGTGAATGAGTGTTACATTGGCACACTTCCAATCTAGCGGAAAAATACCACTGTTTAGTGACTTATTGAACAAGATAGATAGTGGCACAGAAATAAATTTACTCACAGATTTAATAACAGATATAGGCCACCCATCAGGTCCAGGGGATTCGTTGCTTTGCAGAGCtgcaagcttattgaatacaactGTAGGGGTAATCTCAATGGAATGAGCAGGTACACAAATAttgtcttgtttgtagcttgTATAATATATCAACAACACCTCCAATCTCAACACAAACACAACAGTATAAAATTATAGCAAAACAtctgcaacaaaaattgtttgaATTCATCGTAGATATATGCACCGCACAATAAAATAAGTTATGTACAAGAACTGGAAAATGATTGTCTTGTTAAGTACCAGTTACTGAGAAGAGTAGTCCTTTAGTAAGCCCTGGTCAAGATGAACATTTAATATTTTAGTACTTCTAGCTTGTTTTCTTGGCTTCCTGCTGGTGGGTGCCTGAAAAGTTATATACCAGATTGTTAGACCACATGTTTGTATGTGGGGAAAGTGGTGGAACACATTCAGTAAACACGTGCACTATATTAACTATGTACTTCAACATATTCTCTGAATTTAACATAGTGTGTGTTTACTGCAATTACAACTATAGGGATTCCCTCCTCCTAGTGCACACTGAAATTTAATCAATGTTGAATTTCAATGTTGAGTGCTCTATTCCACTAATAGTCATTATGTGTTACATTATACACTAGATGTACATATAGGCATTATAGTCAGATACTCCTCCATGGACATGAAAACTATAACTATTTGAATGTGTATGGAACTGCAAAAATATTCTAAACTGTTTGTTTCATTACTCTGATAGAAACCACAATACAGTAATCACTTGACAGTCGGTAGATTGACATCCATGCAAATAAATGAGGTTCAACTACTGTACTATTCATTTGCAAGGTGCGTGCCATAACTAAATGTGACtcggcctgcgaaaatagggcatgtgggcacatgatttttacctactttttcaaacttccatcactcataactctttataccattatgctattgtAATGCACTTTTCAACACTtggtaaacatttaattggctttatgatgcaagttacagaatgcagatattctgttccagtactgcctgttgtgtgacagggtgttgTTTCTACCCATATGCCCTTTTTTCGCAgagcaattggaaacagtggaaatggaaacggaaagtggaaatggaaaacagaaatggtcgaatcatcatataaatgtaccctagagtaaaacccttgtttagtggccacctcttaaagaccaccttcttataaagaccacattgtaattaggtcTAAAGGATGGCCAAGgaccactttgtggtcacctttgataaagaccacctcctTACATGgtataaaataatatttggtaagcttcaaacatgtatttcatgactcatatcaaTGTTATCTCTatgtccacacttcactcaagtcatatactatcatcgcttagtttgtaccagcatagataatactatggtaccagaatgtgtcataaaAAAATATTCCACGCAAGtaaaatgtagctagtacactacaacctactgtCAATGAAGAGCCTAGtcttttttagctgttttcgATAAAGCGGTCTGACATaagatgtttggaacctagctattattgcaatgtgaaggggtggtctttgtaaagcagtggtctttataaaaggtgccTTAGCTATCTTTGAGTTCTAATtataatgtggtctttgtacagaagtggtctttataagaaggtggtctttaagaggtggccactaaacaaggatttcactctagggtacatttatatgatgatttgaccatttctggtttccatttccactgtttccaattgcctgtttttgcaggcccagtcacaaatatccCTCTAACTATTACACACAAGCATTCTGATTAAGGCCACTGAATGCAAGATAATTTCaacatatacatgaaatagAAACCTAAATAACTTTGGTATCTCATTAGAAAAATACCCCAAGTAATAAATTATCAATGGCTAACCATAATTGTAATGACTAAGTTAATACTCTTGTACATTTCCtataacacacaacacatataTTCTTGCTGTACTATACCTTTCTCTTCCTGGAAGTCTCTATTCCAAGCATCGAAGTAAGGCCAGCTACATGAGGATGATGGATACAACATGAGATAATGAGATTGCAATAATACATGatctgatcaagacacacactAGTGTGTCTTGTTTTTAAGGGTGGCCAGTACACGTGCACAGCAGGTAAAATTTATACCAGAACCATCAGGGCACAATTTTCAGCATCTTCTGTTAACAGATATATACAACCATGTTTGTAATACACATCCCATGAAATACCATACCAACTGGGTCACTACCGCTGACCTGGATAACCCACTGCTATTCAGACCTGGACGTGACCCGGATAAATTAAAACTAAGAGCTACATTTTAGGTGCTCCACtagcagtggcggaggaagcagttgatatgagggggggctgaccaggggcggatccagacttatggaaaggagAGGTCAAAATGAACCGAGggactacattgtctctggtttggtaaggtgagaccaaaaaaaaaggtcacagccaactgacaatagctgcccacctcaccagctacgcatttatagctgataaactacataaaaatccttacatagctcgctacacactgctctaatactgtgactgctttattagagtgactgctctattagagtgactgctctattagagtatctcgatctttatcatggttttcaaccccactccaagaaagataattttggcgtgatatcattctgaggggggctaagcccctcctcagcagaccgaggggggattcagccccctagcccccccttccGCCACCtatgtccactagcatatcaAGTCAAGCAAATGAGTAACTATATAAAACTAAACAAATGTGTGGTTGCGCGTAAAGTTTACatataaatgggtgtggcttcatcATACTACAAACTTCAACGTACCTTActgataaatgggcatggctcatgaagAAGCTGGACTGCAACAGGGCTAGACTATAACAATTTCACATCACCAAATAATGAATTCACTTCACAcatgatccaatctgggtcagacccaacGAAATGCGACCCACGTGACCTGGCCCAGTTTCAATCATGtttcattccaaatttgagctgcATTCATCTTTGAGATGTGCAGACTTAAAAAGTTTGCATTCTACTCTTTTTCCCACAACACGCAAATAgttagtttgtgtactttttatctGATTTTACTTGAGGACAATAAGAGCTTATATgttagtgatgcaccaataccTTACTAGTATCGGCCATTTTTGGTGGTACACTACCAGCAGGAGTATATAATCTActccattatatactcttggtatcaATTATGGTTGAAGTCCTTGATACCAAACCGACACTATACATGACATCATTTGTTTGCTTTTCAAGATGGCAAACATACATATTAAATGAAATGGACCGTTACAGAAGAACAAATACCGTACAGAGGGAAACATTGGTGGAGagaaaatttggcaaatcaaACAAAATATCACAgttggcaaaataaaatttggcgaattgtagCAAAACGCACACCCTTGTTTAATGAATTACTAACCACTGTATCTGGTGTGGTGCCACATTTGGCAGGAGcatctactatacagtaatcaACTAGAAGGTCAGACTATAGtccaccctctggaatagtggaTAAGCATGGTATATAGCCCTCATgtcatgtctggactccaagGTTCAAGAGTACCAGCTCAATTAGTCGATGACATTGGCAATACTCTAGATTGATGATTCGGTAGCCGTTGGCCATGCAGTGATGCAGAGTTACTCGAGGGACTGCTTTATTCCATCAGCAGAAAATGCACACGCTTAAAACTACATAGTAAGAGCAACAAAGAGAGGCTGTTTTCCTCAGgagcaaaatatttggataGGAAAATTTTGGCTAATTCATGGTCATTTACCAAGTTTGCCAAATTTTACTGGCAACAAagttccctccatacggtaacCATGAATTCCTTGAAAAAAGCcagtgattatgattattattaaagTTGAATGGGCAGCCATACGTGATGACTGATTGCTGTGGTTGATGGCCACACAAATACCGGCTGTTtcttatatacagtatatgcttTCAAACATCGAAATAACATGTGCCACTTGTACTCAACATGGCAGTGTTGAAGTACATGAAAAGAGAAGTGCACCCAAACTGCAACCTATAAATTTCATGCCAAAAAGACATCAAAGCTGCTCAGAAGTCAATTGCTAATGTTGTTAACAATTACACTACTAAGGAGGTAATTCACATAATTGATTTGTCCTTAGATTCTGAGCTTTAATCAGCATGTGCCAGTTCCTACAGTGACACAGGGCTGCATACTGACACATGCAGTAAATCCGCAAGGCAGACATTTCAGCACAAGGATGATGCAATATGCTGTCAGCTATTATCAACTTCAGACAAGCTTTGCATACAAATGAAATTGTAAGGCAGCAAGCATTAAAATATTACAGTACCAAATTAAAATCTCAAATTTTTAGCaaatttctaaatatttatttTTTCACAAAATAATCCAATTGAAGTCATTGGGATAATCAACATTTTGGTATCAATTCTCCACTGTATATTAAAGTCAATAAAGTAGTACCAATggaccgtattccaaatgacgtcacaaaataaaatggctACGGCTATTTGGGGTATTCTAACAATTTCGAGAGAGTTCCAATGGGGTTTAAGATTCAAATCACTATTCAATCCTGTAAGAAGATATTTACCTACAactaacaggtacagttataagggtataaaatctattctctaaCACCGAGTCAGCTGGTTTTTAAGGTTTAAAAGAaatactattgtttctttgctgtaataaccaaacctAGTAGTTTTGCCTCCATATCTTGTTTGTTAGCCTCTATATCAATCTTCAAAATCTCGATCTCCATTGGTGATAACactcgaaaatataagagtcccccaaatagaaaatttgtgtgacgtcatttggaatacggtctataACACTACAGAATTAATTGACATTAATAATATCACAACAGCAATTCTTAACCATGACATCTTTTCCCTTTTATGTTGGAAGTGCTGGTCAGTTACACAACAGATTTTAACTGTAATTCCTCAACACTTATTGATACGCGTGGTTGGTGCATACAGCTGTATTTACTGATAGGTGTGAGCAGGCAAATGATAATAAATCAACAAACAATAAGTCATTACAGGGACTAACAATGGGCTGCCTAAAGCTCCAACTGACAGGTCAATTGTCTGGTAAGCTGTCAAAGCCAGGAGTACCAAGCACcactaaaacaataataaaccATTCACATGACACCAGAGAGGAACAACTCATGATACTTCGATAAAAAATAGCAGCACAGAACTGTGTTTACAATATCTTGCATATCAGAATGTATTTAGAATGTTTTtgtatgattgttctattagagtaattgtgGATTAATGAATTAAACTGTCATTCGATTATCATCATCACTTGTTATACAATGACTCCACTACCATCTTTCAATTAGTGTGTACAAATAACACGATTTTATGCTGATTAGTGAGTCTTCTGGAATATAATTGGGATTAGTGCTGTTTTAGCACAGGTtttcattttagttttagtttagttttagtaaacttAAGATAAAAACTTTTAGTTTGGTTTAGTATAGTACACTAAAAGTAATTTATGCTTACCAAAATACTATtaggttttagttttagtttaagTAATACTAAAATAACATCAATTGGGATGAAGCTAAATTGAAAGTAAAAAAGATATGTACAAGGGTAATaattactgtaatagctactactGTTTATTTTCATATTTGGGCAATCCCCTATTGTTGAGCTAAATAGCTAAAAAAGAAAAGCAGATTTCTTCTCTCAAgaaaattaacatttcagccaaccagatgattagttaaggtgtcaagagcagacatgtGTCGTTTGGCTCCATTATAAAGTTGGGAAAGAACTGTAACAACCTGTGCATTTTTATGGCTTTCCTAtaagaaatgtatggtgaaatcttgGATTGGCCATcaatattgtgtcagacatttgaacaaaataattttttagtCAAGCATAGGGCCTAATAtatttcgcagactggactcacagaTTGAGCTGAAAACAGCTTCTTAACGATAATTTATTTTGGGCAcaccactattgagctacaactTCTGGTACAGCTCTTCCTCTTAAGTCACAAAGGTCAGGCATTCCCtaaattattagaatatttataaAACGCATGACAGAATCAAACCATAACTTTGTAGGGTATACAGTATACCTATAATTTACGGTGACTGTACAACTGCAGATTGGTATAGACTTATTTTGATATTGACTAAGTGGGAGGCATGTGACTGTGTGGCTATGACACTAAGAATACTTACTGGCTCATTACTGAAGCTtaaacactagtgctaagtactggagcaacaaaggaatgaacctatgctacaacaatagcctctatcactacTAGGACAGACAAGTACAAGtgttttgtaaatattctaataaatacGCAACCTTTGTGACTTatgaggaagagcagtaccagcagttgtagttcAATAATGGTGCGTCCAGCATTACAAGAGACAAACAATACTTGGATTATTGttaaaaagctgtttccagctcagtccgtgagtccaaTTTGCAAGTCCAGTCTGCAAAATACATACATCAAGCCCAAGCATAGGACTGAAACAGATATCCATGTTATCCAGATATCCTGATAGTATTTCAATATCCGGATAGTAATTTGAAGCCATCAGGATAGTTACTAATAATTTAAAGTAATTTCATGATGATTTTCTTTGATGCAAAGCATTTACACTGGTCATTATACCACAACCCCAACCGTTGTACGAATACTAcaggtgtgtgtatgtttgctTCTGATCTAAATTATGAGTTTAGCATGCAGTGCAGGTTCATGCCAAAATATGTCACATTTTAACagtaagtgatgatgtcactatttGTAGGATATTTTAAAAAGGAGTATCAATGATGTTTCTACAATACCACATTTGCAGTGCATATGCATCAACAACTTGGGGACTACTTGTAGAAGGCACAATAACAATggaggcttacttgttatgaagtaggaaaaacaacaacaaaaaacccaCCAGTTTGGTAGTTTGAAAATTGGCAGTTTACATGTTTGGCAGTCCCTGTGTCAACAGCTATATGTATAGTATGTGTAGCTTGAATCACATGAGCTTCATATAGCATGATTTGCTATTGAGGCAGACTGATAATGAGTTATGTACAATAAGAAACATAAAGCATTGACATGCGCTCATGTAATCAGTGACGTTACATATTGTCACTtatagggtaaacccctaggtattTTTTAATCTAGTGTATCATGCTGTAAATTGTGTAGTCATTGTTATAGTTTTACAGCCATGTGTAATGGTCGATAAATAGTTTCAGGGTCAAATATTTTTACAGTGAGGTTTTTGTTCTTATTAGTTGCATTAGATCACATACAGTAAACCCTATCCACTAcccaaaattggaaatgactgttctctattagagtattttgagtacaggtgt
The nucleotide sequence above comes from Dysidea avara chromosome 3, odDysAvar1.4, whole genome shotgun sequence. Encoded proteins:
- the LOC136249270 gene encoding uncharacterized protein, producing MFSHCGNHLNVSLYMDSYIGENYWYHFPQAPLAALIFVHCFSTAIHNLVITNTPSFGIIGINMLGNTIIHSVNVFNSGLSPCATSTIFDKIGGGIFLLFQNTPSNIPDDNYSLTVLNSSFLSSCGPISFIFTTDQNGDVTYIENTDMVGSSISVIFGQNSYPLKVKIDDCLFDNNQAQSIRFTYYVGVSGTNVSILSCSFTNNDNDHPSTTEGIVSIRYATPVGGSVYVRPNTTFEQLPSNQYRQNLVFVSDCLFTNNTSFGSSGVSFVSSGNDYPMDALIVNVNFERNTGLISSALTFLQLVPPAFSALLHTTVSNCKFTNNDLAVLEDAYVNDQVNYYNFASVVALHNTRQVDFVGTAIFENNKGTAIYLYSSIVSFKGVIRFNNNYANSGAALGIYSSSFVLVHEGTNMSFVNNTARRRGGAVYVDDLYGIPTTLAKVCFFQYLSPRGNFDHNITGIDIRVYFINNSAVEAGSSIFSPVLDVCSWLPNAAFRTALPFNVNIELIFLAGEDGRQISSDAFNVCFCLPDNYTYDFESTCTMTEFHTQTYPGETINVTVIGTGERYGPVPTIVYTTVHDESTASCSIDGAAQVVHEISNNCTNIQYTLTSYNSGTCNLLIRTDTQPLNPTKERIAYVDILDCPFGFRVNTNGRCDCHPLLTSSDNPAMITKCNLTTQMFRRPADSWLQARNNNGTLTEIIARDYCPYRYCKSSTTSFPLTDPDSQCRYKRSGILCGQCRSGLSSVFGSPQCKICSNAWLSLLVLFALAGIILVGILFALNLTITNGTINGLIFYANVISINETILFPQGDAYRPLLIFISFLNLDLGIETCFYDGMDEYAKIWLEYMFPVYLIIIVAVIIVLARHSSRIQRLVRSNGVPVLSTLIFLSYTKLLRTSSVVLFYGVDLTHLPSSRVERVWAPDANIEFFGFKFVILFVVSLIVFVLLLIPFTVLMLFTKTFLRFRWITKLKPVLDAYQGPFVDPFRFWIGFRLLVRAFLFSTSAGIDAKNILLINTIMLSLMTILQGYFRPFRNFYHNLLDLSFLVNLVTLVTVSLYFEGANSIAVSILIGLTFLMLVALICYHVFVALRHFKSSKVKTPEAFIKIKAKLLELSMYKYLSMEQSNTVVTTPNNVTTAYVEMREPLMLGDEAT